The Brassica napus cultivar Da-Ae chromosome C7, Da-Ae, whole genome shotgun sequence genome has a segment encoding these proteins:
- the LOC125590475 gene encoding uncharacterized protein LOC125590475, which yields MVKSDAVYSADHDRGSRGIELSNHKKEVDEIERLVFGTEIEQVQHLIVATAEAKIVKEADKMVEVKILKGDAPMAEKPVAKRANRKLKDVKLEDTTEVEQSPYDKLPFPQRVLTKAQKKVISKFRKDLSDIGVKLPEISGMREAHVQMMLIKDIVDHQAEVAELLNISTLKLDLAITPKSLPKLESQGKFTLSCSLGKLTFDDALIGSCTIPIDLTVLKMATEKRVPLILGTPFLTTVGACIDFANKKVTLLNVNKAVSYPIQSPLDVEYCGTITSGDPYIEKDPPSPLST from the exons ATGgtgaagagtgatgcagtctacagtgcaGATCATGACAGGGGCAGTAGGg GGATTGAATTGAGTAACCACAAGAAAGAGGTAGATGAAATTGAAAGATTGGTGTTTGGAACTGAGATTGAACAGGTTCAGCATCTGATTGTAGCAACAGCTGAAGCAAAGATTGTGAAGGAAGCTGACAAAATGGTTGAAGTAAAGATTTTGAAGGGAGATGCACCCATGGCTGAGAAACCAGTTGCGAAGAGAGCTAACCGGAAGCTGAAAGACGTCAAGCTGGAGGACACCACTGAGGTTGAGCAGTCACCCTATGACAAGCTCCCATTTCCACAAAGGGTCCTCACCAAAGCTCAAAAGAAGGTAATTTCCAAGTTCAGAAAAGACTTAAGTGATATTGGAGTTAAGCTTCCAGAGATCTCGGGTATGCGTGAGGCTCATGTCCAAATGATGCTCATCAAAGACATTGTAGACCACCAAGCAGAAGTAGCAGAGCTCCTCAACATTTCAACTTTGAAACTTGATCTAGCCATCACACCAAAGTCTCTCCCTAAACTAGAATCCCAAGGGAAGTTCACCTTGTCCTGCTCCCTTGGTAAGCTCAcctttgatgatgctctt attggaTCTTGCACCATCCCTATAGACCTCACTGTCTtgaagatggcaactgagaagagagtTCCATTGATCCTGGGCACACCATTCCTTACTACTGTGGGTGCTTGCATCGATTTcgccaacaagaaggtcacactcctcAATGTCAACAAAGCTGTCTCTTACCCAATTCAGTCTCCACTGGATGTTGAGTATTGTGGAACCATCACTTCTGGAGACCCCTACATTGAGAAGGATCCTCCTTCTCCACTTTCCACTTGA